From the genome of Bradyrhizobium sp. SZCCHNS1050, one region includes:
- the rpoB gene encoding DNA-directed RNA polymerase subunit beta, producing the protein MAQQTFTGRKRVRKFFGHIKEVAEMPNLIEVQKASYDQFLMVDEPTGGRPDEGLQAVFRSVFPISDFSGTSMLEFVRYEFEPPKYDVDECRQRGMTFAAPLKVTLRLIVFDIDEETGAKSVKDIKEQDVYMGDIPLMTMNGTFIVNGTERVIVSQMHRSPGVFFDHDKGKTHSSGKLLFAARVIPYRGSWLDIEFDAKDIVFARIDRRRKLPVTSLMFALGLDGEQILSTFYKKLIYKRIKEGWRVPFDANRFRGYSTVNDLIDADTGKVVLEAGKKLTVRAARQLQEKGLKALRMSDEELLGNYIAEDLVNPKTGEIYAEAGEEITDKLFKVLNEQGYKDLPLLDIDHVNVGPYIRNTLSADKNMTREDALFDIYRVMRPGEPPTLDSAQAMFQSLFFDAERYDLSAVGRVKMNMRLELDAPDTQRTLRKEDILAVIKTLVDLRDGKGEIDDIDHLGNRRVRSVGELMENQYRIGLLRMERAIKERMSSVDIDTVMPQDLINAKPAAAAVREFFGSSQLSQFMDQTNPLSEITHKRRLSALGPGGLTRERAGFEVRDVHPTHYGRICPIETPEGPNIGLINSLATFARVNKYGFVETPYRKVKDGRVTDEVVYLSAMEEGRYRVAQANVPLDAKGRFTEDLVVCRHAGEVVPMTPDKVDYMDVSPKQLVSVAAALIPFLENDDANRALMGSNMQRQAVPLVRAEAPFVGTGMEGVVARDSGAAIAARRSGVIDQIDATRVVIRATEDLDPTKSGVDIYRLMKYQRSNQSTCINQRPLVKVGDIVKKGDIIADGPSTDLGELALGRNVLVAFMPWNGYNFEDSILLSERIVKEDVFTSIHIEEFEVMARDTKLGPEEITRDIPNVSEEALKNLDEAGIVYIGAEVRAGDILVGKITPKGESPMTPEEKLLRAIFGEKASDVRDTSLRVPPGVQGTIVEVRVFNRHGVDKDERALAIEREEIERLAKDRDDEQAILDRNVYSRLADMLDGRQGISGPKGFKKDTKITRAVLDEYPKSQWWLFASPNDKLMAEIEAMRKQYDESKKGLEQRFLDKVEKLQRGDELPPGVMKMVKVFVAVKRKIQPGDKMAGRHGNKGVVSKIVPIEDMPFLEDGTHADIVLNPLGVPSRMNVGQILETHLGWACAGLGKRIAQTVDAYLSKQDVKPLKETLKRIYGDDETIKSLNDNELIELGHNLSRGVPIATPVFDGAKEADIEEMLKLAGLDASGQSTVYDGRTGDAFDRKVTVGYIYMLKLHHLVDDKIHARSIGPYSLVTQQPLGGKAQFGGQRFGEMEVWALEAYGAAYTLQEMLTVKSDDVAGRTKVYEAIVRGDDTFEAGIPESFNVLVKEMRSLGLNVDLHNSKLGPAPTSEAAE; encoded by the coding sequence ATGGCGCAGCAGACATTCACCGGTCGCAAACGCGTTCGCAAGTTCTTTGGACACATCAAGGAAGTCGCGGAGATGCCGAACCTCATCGAGGTTCAGAAGGCGTCCTACGACCAGTTCCTGATGGTGGACGAGCCCACGGGTGGCCGGCCGGATGAGGGCCTGCAGGCGGTGTTCCGCTCGGTATTCCCGATCTCCGACTTCTCCGGCACCTCGATGCTGGAGTTCGTCCGCTACGAGTTCGAGCCGCCGAAATATGACGTCGACGAGTGCCGTCAGCGCGGCATGACCTTCGCTGCGCCGCTCAAGGTGACCTTGCGCCTCATCGTGTTCGATATCGACGAGGAGACCGGCGCGAAGTCGGTCAAGGACATCAAGGAGCAGGACGTGTACATGGGCGACATTCCGCTCATGACCATGAACGGCACCTTCATCGTCAACGGCACCGAGCGCGTCATCGTCTCGCAGATGCACCGTTCGCCGGGCGTGTTCTTCGACCACGACAAGGGCAAGACCCACTCGTCGGGCAAGCTGCTGTTCGCCGCCCGCGTCATCCCGTATCGCGGCTCCTGGCTCGACATCGAGTTCGACGCCAAGGACATCGTGTTCGCGCGCATCGACCGTCGCCGCAAGCTGCCGGTGACCTCGCTGATGTTCGCGCTCGGCCTCGATGGCGAGCAGATTCTGTCGACCTTCTACAAGAAGCTGATCTACAAGCGCATCAAGGAAGGCTGGCGCGTTCCGTTCGACGCCAACCGCTTCCGCGGCTATTCGACCGTCAACGACCTGATCGACGCCGACACCGGCAAGGTCGTGCTCGAGGCCGGCAAGAAGCTCACCGTCCGCGCCGCCCGCCAGCTCCAGGAGAAGGGGCTGAAGGCGCTGCGCATGTCGGACGAGGAGCTGCTCGGCAACTACATTGCCGAGGATCTCGTCAACCCGAAGACCGGCGAGATCTATGCCGAGGCCGGCGAGGAGATCACCGACAAGCTGTTCAAGGTGCTGAACGAGCAGGGCTACAAGGACCTGCCGCTGCTCGACATCGACCACGTCAATGTCGGCCCCTACATCCGCAATACGCTGTCGGCCGACAAGAACATGACGCGTGAGGACGCGTTGTTCGACATCTACCGCGTGATGCGTCCGGGCGAGCCGCCGACGCTCGATTCGGCGCAGGCGATGTTCCAGTCGCTGTTCTTCGATGCCGAGCGCTACGACCTCTCCGCGGTCGGCCGCGTCAAGATGAACATGCGCCTCGAGCTCGATGCGCCGGACACCCAGCGCACTCTGCGCAAGGAAGACATCCTGGCGGTCATCAAGACCCTGGTCGACCTGCGCGACGGCAAGGGCGAGATCGACGACATCGACCATCTCGGCAATCGCCGCGTCCGCTCGGTCGGCGAGCTGATGGAGAACCAGTACCGCATCGGTCTCTTGCGCATGGAGCGCGCCATCAAGGAGCGCATGTCGAGCGTCGACATCGACACCGTGATGCCGCAGGACCTGATCAACGCCAAGCCTGCCGCGGCCGCGGTGCGCGAGTTCTTCGGCTCGTCGCAGCTGTCGCAGTTCATGGACCAGACCAACCCGCTGTCGGAGATCACCCACAAGCGCCGCCTGTCGGCGCTTGGACCGGGCGGTCTGACGCGCGAGCGCGCCGGCTTCGAGGTGCGCGACGTGCATCCGACGCATTACGGCCGCATCTGCCCGATCGAGACGCCGGAAGGTCCGAACATCGGCCTGATCAACTCGCTGGCGACGTTCGCCCGCGTCAACAAGTATGGCTTCGTCGAGACGCCGTACCGCAAGGTCAAGGACGGCCGCGTCACCGACGAGGTGGTGTATCTGTCCGCCATGGAGGAGGGGCGCTACCGCGTCGCGCAGGCCAACGTGCCGCTCGATGCCAAGGGCCGCTTCACCGAGGACCTCGTGGTCTGCCGTCATGCCGGCGAAGTCGTGCCGATGACGCCCGACAAGGTCGACTACATGGACGTGTCGCCGAAGCAGCTGGTTTCGGTTGCCGCGGCCTTGATCCCGTTCCTCGAGAACGACGACGCCAACCGCGCGCTGATGGGCTCGAACATGCAGCGCCAGGCGGTGCCGCTGGTTCGCGCCGAGGCGCCGTTCGTCGGCACCGGCATGGAAGGCGTGGTTGCCCGTGACTCGGGCGCCGCGATCGCGGCGCGCCGCTCGGGCGTGATCGACCAGATCGACGCCACCCGCGTCGTCATCCGCGCCACGGAAGATCTCGATCCGACCAAGTCGGGCGTCGATATCTACCGGCTGATGAAGTACCAGCGCTCGAACCAGTCGACCTGTATCAACCAGCGTCCGCTGGTGAAGGTCGGCGACATCGTCAAGAAGGGCGACATCATCGCTGACGGTCCGTCGACCGATCTCGGCGAGCTCGCGCTCGGCCGCAACGTGCTGGTCGCGTTCATGCCGTGGAACGGCTACAACTTCGAGGACTCCATCCTGCTCTCCGAGCGGATCGTGAAGGAGGACGTCTTCACCTCGATCCACATCGAGGAATTCGAGGTGATGGCCCGCGACACCAAGCTGGGTCCGGAGGAAATCACGCGCGACATTCCGAACGTGTCGGAAGAGGCGCTGAAGAACCTCGACGAAGCCGGCATCGTCTATATCGGCGCGGAGGTGCGCGCCGGCGACATCCTGGTCGGCAAGATCACGCCGAAGGGCGAGAGCCCGATGACGCCGGAAGAAAAGCTCTTGCGCGCCATCTTCGGCGAGAAGGCCTCCGACGTTCGCGACACCTCGCTGCGGGTGCCGCCGGGCGTGCAGGGCACGATCGTCGAGGTCCGCGTCTTCAATCGTCACGGCGTCGACAAGGACGAGCGTGCGCTGGCGATCGAGCGGGAAGAGATCGAGCGTCTGGCCAAGGACCGTGACGACGAGCAGGCGATCCTGGACCGCAACGTCTACAGCCGTCTCGCCGACATGCTGGACGGCCGCCAGGGCATCTCGGGGCCGAAGGGCTTCAAGAAGGACACCAAGATCACGCGTGCGGTGCTCGACGAGTATCCGAAGTCGCAGTGGTGGCTGTTCGCCTCGCCGAACGACAAGCTGATGGCCGAGATCGAGGCCATGCGGAAGCAGTACGACGAGTCGAAGAAGGGGCTGGAACAGCGCTTCCTCGACAAGGTCGAGAAGCTGCAGCGTGGCGACGAGCTGCCGCCCGGCGTGATGAAGATGGTCAAGGTCTTCGTCGCCGTGAAGCGCAAGATCCAGCCGGGCGACAAGATGGCGGGCCGTCACGGCAACAAGGGCGTCGTGTCCAAGATCGTGCCGATCGAGGACATGCCGTTCCTCGAGGACGGCACCCATGCGGACATCGTGCTGAACCCGCTCGGCGTGCCCTCGCGCATGAACGTCGGGCAGATCCTCGAGACCCATCTCGGCTGGGCCTGCGCCGGCCTCGGCAAGCGCATCGCCCAGACGGTCGATGCCTACCTGTCGAAGCAGGACGTCAAGCCGCTGAAGGAGACCTTGAAGCGGATCTACGGCGATGACGAGACCATCAAGTCGCTCAACGACAACGAGTTGATCGAGCTTGGTCACAATCTGAGCCGCGGCGTGCCGATCGCCACGCCGGTGTTCGACGGTGCCAAGGAGGCCGACATCGAGGAGATGTTGAAGCTCGCCGGCCTCGACGCATCCGGTCAGTCGACGGTCTATGACGGCCGCACCGGCGATGCGTTCGATCGCAAGGTGACGGTCGGCTACATCTACATGCTGAAGCTGCACCATCTGGTCGACGACAAGATCCATGCGCGTTCGATCGGCCCGTACTCGCTGGTCACCCAGCAGCCGCTGGGCGGCAAGGCCCAGTTCGGCGGCCAGCGTTTCGGCGAAATGGAGGTGTGGGCGCTCGAAGCCTACGGCGCGGCCTACACGCTGCAGGAGATGCTGACGGTGAAGTCGGACGACGTCGCCGGCCGCACCAAGGTCTACGAGGCGATCGTGCGCGGCGACGACACGTTCGAGGCCGGTATTCCGGAATCGTTCAACGTGCTGGTCAAGGAAATGCGCTCGCTCGGCCTCAACGTCGACCTGCACAACTCCAAGCTCGGACCGGCGCCGACGTCGGAAGCCGCCGAGTAG
- the rplL gene encoding 50S ribosomal protein L7/L12, whose amino-acid sequence MADLQKIVDDLSALTVLEAAELAKLLEEKWGVSAAAAVAVAAPGAGGAAAAPAEEKTEFTVVLASAGDKKIEVIKEVRAITGLGLKEAKDLVEGAPKPVKEGVNKDEAEKIKAQLEKAGAKIELK is encoded by the coding sequence ATGGCTGACCTGCAGAAGATCGTCGACGACCTCTCGGCCCTCACCGTTCTCGAGGCTGCTGAGCTCGCGAAGCTCCTGGAAGAGAAGTGGGGCGTGTCCGCCGCGGCCGCCGTGGCCGTCGCCGCTCCGGGCGCTGGTGGCGCCGCTGCCGCTCCGGCGGAAGAGAAGACCGAGTTCACCGTTGTCCTGGCTTCGGCCGGCGACAAGAAGATCGAGGTCATCAAGGAAGTCCGCGCCATCACCGGCCTGGGCCTGAAGGAAGCCAAGGACCTGGTCGAGGGCGCTCCGAAGCCGGTCAAGGAAGGCGTCAACAAGGACGAGGCCGAGAAGATCAAGGCTCAGCTCGAGAAGGCCGGCGCCAAGATCGAGCTCAAGTAA